The DNA segment CGCGACTGCGCCAGTCGGCGATGCTGCGTTCACGCTTGTGCAGACGGTCGTCCCCGAATGACACCCCGGCAATCAGGAAATGCCGGCCCAATGGCGTTTCGAGCTGTGCGTTGACGGCGCCTCGCGTATTCGGAATGTCGACGCGCTTGCCACTGCCGCCGTCCGGCGTCGCCACGCCCGCGGTCGGCGTCACGTACCAGTAGTCGTTGTCGGAATAATAGGCCTCCACGCGCGCCTTGCCGAGCAGGCCCAACGGCGTTTCGTAGCTCAGCGCATAGCGCAGGATGTCCTCGCCGTTGGGACCGGAGACGAAGTCGCTGGGCTTGAGCGACACGGTCTGCGAATCGTCCACCGCGAGGCTGCCGTTCCACACCGGCTCGCCGGCCGCATCGCGCAGCCAGGTCCGCGCGTCCACGGACTTGGAGGCGTGCTCGTGATAGCGCACGGACAGGTCCAGGAACGCGCGCTCGCCGGCATCCAGGCGCAGCGTCAGGCCGGCGGTGTTCTGCCACCATTTGCGCGCGCCCTTGGTGCCGAGCAGGTAGGCCTCGCCGCCCTGCGAGGTACGGGTGGCAACGGCGCCGTCCACCGGCGTGCCCTCGCCCACGGACGCGGACTTGGAGACGAGATCCTCGACGAAGCCGTCGCTGGATTGGCTGCCGAATTCGGCACGCAAGCCGACACGCTCACTCAGGCGCCGCGAGATCGCCGCGTAGCCGGAACTGAGCGGGTCGCTGCCGTAACTGCCCTTGAGCAGCGCACTGTTCTCGATCGGCGACTTGGTGATGATGTTGACCACCCCGCCCATCGCCGAGCCACCGTAGAGCGAGGAAAACGGCCCGCGCACGACTTCGACACGGGCGACGCTGTCAGGGTCCACCAGCGACCAGTTGACGCCGTTGGAAAAGCCGTTGTTGATCGGCATGCCGTTGAGCAGCACGGCGTTGCGCTGGTAGCCGGCGACGCCGCGGATCAGCACCTGGCCACTGAAAGAACTGGGCACGTTGCCGTTGTCGCGCACGTACACGCCCGGCAGGTCCTTGAGCGCGTCGAGCACACGCACCACGCCCTTGCGCTCGATGTCCTGCCCGGTGACCACGCTGACGGCAGCCGGCGACTCGAAGGCCGCGCTCTCGCGGCGCGTGGCGGTGATGACGGTATCGCCGAGCTGTACCGGCTTTTCGGCACCGCCCTGCGCCTGTGCCGGCGGCGCCGCTGCCAGCAGCGCGGCAAGAATTGCGGGCGTCAGCGTGGCCCTGGCGGCCCGCCCGATGACCCGCCCGATGTATGGTGATTTTTTCTGAATGTGCAGCATGGATTCTCCCCGGCCACGGCGTGGCAGGTCATCGAATTTCTGAAATCAGGGTCTCGGCGTACGGCGACTCAGGCCGGCTGCAGCCCGAGAAAATCACGAGCCCCGGGAATGCGGCGCAGCAGCAGGCGCTCGACGATCAAGACCGCGATCATCGACAGCCCGAGCATCGGCAGCAGCAGGCCCAGCAGCAGCGCCGGCCCCCACAGCGCCGCCGGCACGCCCGGCCCCAGCAGCACCGGCGGCGCACCGAGCAGGCCCTGCGGCCGTCGCTTGAACCAAGCCATGAAGCCGCTAAGGCTCAGCGCGATCAGACCGGCCGTGGTCAGAAAACCCAGCACCTGATTGAACCAGCCGAACAACTGCCCCTCGTGCGCGGACACGCCGACGCCGACGATGCGGTCGATCAGGCGCTTGTCCGAAAATTCCTGGCGTGTGCGCACCGCGCCGCTGGCCGCGTCAAACGTCAACTTCACACGCTGCGTTCGATCCGGCGGCAACGACCAGGCGTACCACTGCGCCGACTTCTGCGACGGCGGATAGACCTTGACCGGCTGCGCCAGCGGCATCGGCGCCAGCGTCGCCACGATGCGGTCCAGCGCCGTGGCGTCGACAGCGGTACCGGAAGAAGCGGCCATCGTCATGCCGTGCCGATGCTGCGCATGCTCGTCATCGCCATCGGCCGGCCTGTTCATCGCCACGCGCTCCGCCATTTCCGCGGAACGTCCGGCCGCCCAGTCCTGCTTGACCGCCTCCACCTGCCCGATCTGCCGCAGCGCGCGGAAATTGCTGCCCCAGAAATGTGTCCACGGCAGACCGCTGACGATCAGGAACAGCGCGAACGCGGACACCCAGAAGCCAACCACGCCATGCAGGTCACGCCAGAACGGCCGGCCGCGACGACTCAGCCGCGGATACAGCACACCGCCGAGACCGCGCGCATCGCGCGGCCACCACAGGTAGAGACCGGAGACGATCATGACGATGCCCCAGGACGCCGCCAGCTCGGTGAGAATCGAACCCGGGTCCCCGATCAGGAAGCGGCCGTGCAGGTCGTGCACCACCTGCATCGGTCGGTGGTCGTCGTTGATGACTTTGAGCACTTCCAGCGACTGCGGGTTCACGTAGGCGCGATAAACCGCTTCGTCCTGGCCGACGATGATCTGTGCGGCCGAATCCGGCGTGCGCGGAATTTGGTAGGCGTTGAGCCGCGTACCCGGCGCCGCAGCCAGCGCCGTCGCCACCTGCTGCGAGGGTGCGGCCGCCGCGCCGCTCATTGGCAGATGCTCGTAGGCACGATCCTGCCAGGCCTCGAACTGCGGCTTGAACAGATAGATGGCACCGGTGACCGACAGCCAGATGATGAAAGGAATACAGAACAGGCCGGCATAGAAATGCCAGCGCCAGATCATGCGGTGGCGTGCAGGCAGGGCCGGCAGCCGACCGTCGATAGACGATTCGTTCACGAATGGATCCTGATGGCGTTCGGCAGCGACGCCCCACGGGCCCTTCCGTGGGCGGCATCGATACCGGAGTTCAAGCGCGATCCACTGCCCGGGGTTCCACGCACCGAAACCTCGGCAGGCGGACCTCGGAACAGCGGCATTACGGAGTGCGCGGAACTACGCCCAGGCAGGCGGTCCTCTCGGCCGCGGATGAATCAGGAAACCCGCGTGCTGGACCCGCGGTTCGCTCCTCAGCGTTGGCGCGCGCGTCGGCGAAACGGCGAGCGGCGCCACGAAATGGGAATTGCCGGCCAGGTGCCCGGCGTGCATCGCCTTGCACAGCGGGCATGAGAGCGTGCCCGCATCCTGCCCCGCCGCCTCCAGCGCTGCCAAAACCTCGGGCGGCGCGGTCTTGCGCAGCTGCGCAAGAATGCTGGGCGGAAACTGTCCGCACAGGGCGAACAGCAGCGGATCGTGATTCTGGCGCGCCCAATACTGCGCATGCGCGCTCGGCAACAACAGCTGAACCAGCAGCGCAATAGCGCTGAGCCAGATCAGGAGCGGCTTGTGCCTGGGCGACGACATGGGAAAGAAGTCTGCCACAGCGCCGTCTCGGGGCGGAAAATCAGTCAGCTGGCAAACCCAAACAACATTGCGACGATCCACGCTGTCGTCATCAGCGCAGACCCGCAGGCAGTCACACACACTGGCGCGCAGACATTGCCTGCACAAAGCTTGACGCTATACTCGATGCATGCAAGCACTGCTGGATTTATTGGGACGCGGTCTGCAGAACGCGCAATTGGAGTTCGTCGCACCGGAAGGAAAACGCTGGCGCCTCGGGCACGGTGAACCCAAGGCCAGCGTCCTCCTGCAGGACGGCGACGCGCTGCGCTGGATGCTGCGCAACCCTGGACTACGCTTCGGCGAAGCCTATGTCGACGGTCGCTGGGAACCGGCGGACGACGATCTGCTGCACGTGGTCGGCACCGGGCTTCGCATCACCAATCAATGGGAATCGCGCGCCCTCAGCCGTCGCCTCAAGGGCCTGCAATCGCGCCTGCACGAGTTCAACGACGCGCGCAGCGCGCAGCGCAATATCCATCACCATTACGACCTGCAACCGGACTTCTACGCGAGCTTTCTCGACGAGGACCTGCACTATTCCTGCGCCTACTTCGCCAAGGACAGTTTCACGCTGGAGCAGGCACAACAGGCCAAATGCGAAATCATCGCGCGCAAGCTCAGGCTGCAGCCGGGCGCACGCGTGCTCGATATCGGTTGCGGATTCGGCAGCATGGCGCTGTATCTGGCGGAGCACCATGGCGCCCAGGTCACCGGCATCACGCTGGCCGAGGAACAGCTGCGTGTGGCGCGCCGGCGCGCGACCGAACGCGGGCTCGAAGGACAGGTCGAGTTCCGGCTGGAGGATTACCGCAAGACGCTGGGCAGCTTCGACGCCATCGTCAGCGTCGGCATGTTCGAACACGTCGGCCGTCCCAACTATGCAACCTATTTCCGGCGCATTCACGAATTGCTGCGTCCGGGCGGTCACGCCCTGGTTCATACGATCGGACGCACCACGCCGCCGGGCGGCACCAATCGCTGGATCCAGAAGTACATCTTTCCCGGCGGGGCCATTCCGGCCGCATCGGAAATGATCGCCATGATCGAACCGACTGGTCTGGTGCTGACTGATTTCGAGGTCTGGCGACAGCACTATGCGAAGACGCTGGCCGTCTGGCACTCCCGCTTCCAGCGCGAACAGCGGCGCTGGTCCGAACACTTCGGCGAGGCCTTCTGTCGCATGTGGCGCTTCTACCTGCAGGCGTCCGAAGCGAGTTTCCGCTGGGGCGATCTGGTGGTGTTTCATGCGCAGCTGGCCAAGCCGCCGGTCGATCTGCCGCTGACGCGCGACTACCTCTGGCGTGCGCCGCCACGCAGACACAAACCTTCATGATTGAACCGGCCGCATGACGGTATGATGCGGTGATGTCCGCTGGGCGCGGAATCACTCATGGAAAGCGGAAGGAGCCGATCGTATGGGGGTCTTGAGGCTGCGGCACACGATGCGCCGCACCTGCATGCTGGGTGCCTTGCTGGTTTGCGGGGTCTCGAATGCGCAGTCGCAGCGCGCGGATCTGGTGACGGTCTACGTCAACGCCATCGAGCACAACGCGGCCTACCGCTCCGCGGTATTGCAGTACAACGCCGCGCTGGAAGCGCGGCCGGCGGCGCGCGGCAAGCTTCTCCCTCAGCTGGGTGTGCAGGCGGAATACGACTGGATCCGCCAGGAAGTCGACGGCACCTACTACGGCTTCGAAGACGTCAGCCGCGGCGACACCTTCGAACGCTATGCCTATGGTGCCGCCTTTTCGCAGACGGTGTACCGGCTCGACCAGTTCATCGACCTGAAGAAAGCCGACAGCCAGATTGGACAGGCACGACTTGCGCTGGCCGACGCCAAGGACGAACTGCAGATCGGTGTCGCCAAGGCTTACTTTGCGTTGCTCAGCGCGCAGGAGACGCTGACCTCGGTGCGCGCCGAAAAGGAAGCCGTGGCACGCCAGCTCGACCAGATGCAGGGCCGTTTCGACTCCGGCCTGGTCGCGGATGCTGACCTCAAGGCCGCGCAATCGCGCCAGGATCTGGTGCTGGCCGACGAGATTTCCGCCGAGAATGAAGTCGAAATCGCCAGAACGCAGATCGAACTGGTGTCGGGTCGCCTGTTCACGGACCTCGAAGGCCTGCCCGCCGACGTCCCGCTGCCACCGCTGGATTACGACCAGATCGAAAACTGGATCGATCGCGCGATGCAGCACAATCTTCCGTTGCTCGAACAGACCGTGGTCGCCCACATCGCCGGGCTGGAATACGACAAGGCACGCGCGCTGCGCATGCCGCAGGTCGATGTGGTCGGCTCCTACGCGTTCTTCGACCAGAACGGCGGTATTTCGGGCGCACGTGAGGATCTGGACGAGCGCATCGGCGTCGCCGTGACGTTGCCGCTCTATAGCGGCGGCCAGATCGCCACCGGCATCCGCTATGCCGACAAGCTGCAGAAAAGCGAACAGGCGCTGCTGGATCAGGCGCGCGCGCAGGCGTTGCAGGACACACGCAGCGGCTTTTTGAATGCACGTTCCGCGCTGGCCCGTTCGCGCGCGCTCGATCATGCCGTGCAATCGGCGATCGCCGCCGAGGAAGCCGCCCAGGTCGGTTTCGACGTGGGCACGCGCACCCAGGCGGAGTTGCTCAACGCGGTCCGCGAACGCTACGCCGCGCAACGCGATTTCGCACTGGCCCGCTACGCCTACGTGTTGGCGACGCTGGAGCTCAAACGGGCCGCGGGCAAACTGACGGCCGGCGATCTCGACGAGATCAACAGCATGCTGCGCTGACCGATCGGCGCATGGCCTCCGACATTCAAAACGCGGTGCCTGGCCCGCGGCCGCCCTACCGGCGCTTGGCGGCGGACGGCGTCGAGCGCCGGGCGAAGGGAAAGCGCGAACAAGTCGTGCTGCGCAACGCC comes from the Gammaproteobacteria bacterium genome and includes:
- a CDS encoding TonB-dependent receptor, giving the protein MLHIQKKSPYIGRVIGRAARATLTPAILAALLAAAPPAQAQGGAEKPVQLGDTVITATRRESAAFESPAAVSVVTGQDIERKGVVRVLDALKDLPGVYVRDNGNVPSSFSGQVLIRGVAGYQRNAVLLNGMPINNGFSNGVNWSLVDPDSVARVEVVRGPFSSLYGGSAMGGVVNIITKSPIENSALLKGSYGSDPLSSGYAAISRRLSERVGLRAEFGSQSSDGFVEDLVSKSASVGEGTPVDGAVATRTSQGGEAYLLGTKGARKWWQNTAGLTLRLDAGERAFLDLSVRYHEHASKSVDARTWLRDAAGEPVWNGSLAVDDSQTVSLKPSDFVSGPNGEDILRYALSYETPLGLLGKARVEAYYSDNDYWYVTPTAGVATPDGGSGKRVDIPNTRGAVNAQLETPLGRHFLIAGVSFGDDRLHKRERSIADWRSRGSDAISDVSYRSDGESQTYAAYLQDELSVGRRLTLYFGLRYDEWSTTGVVAQLTEPVTASDYARRHKDSLSPKLSAVYKLTETTVLRASAGTAFRSPTLSDLYSAFTASNGSTTYASSDLSPETITAYEIGAESQMWGTPLSTTLFYNELEDMIASMSAPNPDNPSIDDRVRVNVGKARIQGFEIELRKPLSAMLTAFANYTYTDTEVRDNAADPASVGKHLTLIPKQTFNLGAKGEYGAGYGYLVGRYVGDVYSNSENLDTVNGVYGSYDPFFQVDAKLGYGLGEHCTLGLSVFNLLDRDDYQSGLTAGRTYLAELALRF
- a CDS encoding PepSY domain-containing protein: MIWRWHFYAGLFCIPFIIWLSVTGAIYLFKPQFEAWQDRAYEHLPMSGAAAAPSQQVATALAAAPGTRLNAYQIPRTPDSAAQIIVGQDEAVYRAYVNPQSLEVLKVINDDHRPMQVVHDLHGRFLIGDPGSILTELAASWGIVMIVSGLYLWWPRDARGLGGVLYPRLSRRGRPFWRDLHGVVGFWVSAFALFLIVSGLPWTHFWGSNFRALRQIGQVEAVKQDWAAGRSAEMAERVAMNRPADGDDEHAQHRHGMTMAASSGTAVDATALDRIVATLAPMPLAQPVKVYPPSQKSAQWYAWSLPPDRTQRVKLTFDAASGAVRTRQEFSDKRLIDRIVGVGVSAHEGQLFGWFNQVLGFLTTAGLIALSLSGFMAWFKRRPQGLLGAPPVLLGPGVPAALWGPALLLGLLLPMLGLSMIAVLIVERLLLRRIPGARDFLGLQPA
- a CDS encoding cyclopropane-fatty-acyl-phospholipid synthase family protein, translated to MQALLDLLGRGLQNAQLEFVAPEGKRWRLGHGEPKASVLLQDGDALRWMLRNPGLRFGEAYVDGRWEPADDDLLHVVGTGLRITNQWESRALSRRLKGLQSRLHEFNDARSAQRNIHHHYDLQPDFYASFLDEDLHYSCAYFAKDSFTLEQAQQAKCEIIARKLRLQPGARVLDIGCGFGSMALYLAEHHGAQVTGITLAEEQLRVARRRATERGLEGQVEFRLEDYRKTLGSFDAIVSVGMFEHVGRPNYATYFRRIHELLRPGGHALVHTIGRTTPPGGTNRWIQKYIFPGGAIPAASEMIAMIEPTGLVLTDFEVWRQHYAKTLAVWHSRFQREQRRWSEHFGEAFCRMWRFYLQASEASFRWGDLVVFHAQLAKPPVDLPLTRDYLWRAPPRRHKPS
- a CDS encoding TolC family outer membrane protein — encoded protein: MGVLRLRHTMRRTCMLGALLVCGVSNAQSQRADLVTVYVNAIEHNAAYRSAVLQYNAALEARPAARGKLLPQLGVQAEYDWIRQEVDGTYYGFEDVSRGDTFERYAYGAAFSQTVYRLDQFIDLKKADSQIGQARLALADAKDELQIGVAKAYFALLSAQETLTSVRAEKEAVARQLDQMQGRFDSGLVADADLKAAQSRQDLVLADEISAENEVEIARTQIELVSGRLFTDLEGLPADVPLPPLDYDQIENWIDRAMQHNLPLLEQTVVAHIAGLEYDKARALRMPQVDVVGSYAFFDQNGGISGAREDLDERIGVAVTLPLYSGGQIATGIRYADKLQKSEQALLDQARAQALQDTRSGFLNARSALARSRALDHAVQSAIAAEEAAQVGFDVGTRTQAELLNAVRERYAAQRDFALARYAYVLATLELKRAAGKLTAGDLDEINSMLR